One Glandiceps talaboti chromosome 20, keGlaTala1.1, whole genome shotgun sequence genomic region harbors:
- the LOC144450978 gene encoding solute carrier family 35 member G1-like produces the protein MVQTLNCCQWTCCQSNQGELQSLVADTVPNTSSFNENPENDAGDDENPSCLNLKASAVAGVILAFLGGCFFGVSNIFVLLCNLHGSISPAQQLLVKSIFMVCIIIPVLFYHHINPFKAKRNSLIFYIGRSCMENISDMTVYYAFILAGLGESTAIAAGTNPVLTYVLACVFLREKCDIADILAVVANVTGIFLVFEPQLRFGSHISGYGLAVLTGVLMSTGALWARKIRDDMSVLVLLFYNGITGIVIFLPMIFFTSETSILASFKSNPSNIGYVFGMVAFFVMSIGAYYTSLTLEMAGKVTVLGNSQIVIGFIANIAIFHLKSNVLSLVGAGLILFSSIALMVWRKYCNGEENEESEEIDNRFIPLQ, from the coding sequence ATGGTTCAAACACTAAATTGCTGCCAATGGACTTGCTGTCAGTCAAACCAAGGGGAGTTACAGTCACTAGTTGCAGATACGGTACCAAACACAAGTAGCTTTAATGAGAATCCTGAAAATGACGCAGGTGATGATGAAAACCCAAGCTGTTTGAACTTGAAGGCTAGTGCTGTTGCCGGTGTCATACTGGCATTCTTAGGTGGCTGTTTCTTTGGTGTGTCTAACATATTTGTGTTACTTTGTAATCTACATGGATCCATTTCTCCTGCCCAACAGCTTCTCGTGAAGTCAATATTTATGGTGTGTATAATCATTCCTGTCCTTTTTTACCACCATATAAACCCTTTCAAAGCAAAGAGGAATTCCTTGATATTCTACATTGGCCGAAGCTGTATGGAAAACATCTCAGACATGACAGTTTACTATGCCTTCATTTTAGCCGGTCTTGGTGAGTCAACAGCAATTGCCGCAGGAACTAATCCTGTGCTCACATATGTGTTGGCATGTGTTTTCCTCAGAGAAAAATGTGACATTGCAGATATACTTGCAGTTGTTGCAAACGTGACTGGCATCTTTCTAGTATTCGAACCCCAATTGCGTTTTGGTTCACACATTTCAGGATATGGACTTGCCGTCCTTACAGGTGTGCTTATGAGTACCGGAGCTTTGTGGGCAAGGAAAATACGAGATGATATGTCAGTTTTAGTACTTCTATTCTACAATGGTATTACTGGCATTGTCATCTTTTTACCAATGATCTTTTTCACATCTGAAACATCAATCTTAGCATCTTTCAAGAGCAACCCATCCAACATAGgatatgtatttggtatggTGGCTTTCTTTGTCATGTCAATTGGTGCCTACTACACTTCCCTCACACTGGAAATGGCTGGCAAAGTCACAGTTCTCGGCAATAGCCAGATTGTCATTGGTTTCATTGCAAACATTGCCATATTTCATCTGAAGTCCAATGTATTGAGTTTGGTTGGGGCTGGACTTATTCTGTTTTCTTCTATTGCACTGATGGTTTGGAGGAAATACTGCAATGGTGAAGAAAATGAAGAATCTGAAGAAATAGATAATAGATTTATTCCCTTGCAGTAA
- the LOC144450979 gene encoding solute carrier family 35 member G1-like, which yields MIKKLNYCQWTCCQSNQGELQSLVADTVPNTSSFNENPENDAGDDENPSCLNLKLKASTVAGVILAFLGGCFFGVSNIFVLLCNLHGSISPAQQLLVKSIFMVCIIIPVLFYHHINPFKAKRNSLIFYIGQSCMENISDMTMYYAFILAGLGESTAIAIGANPVLTYVLACVYLREKCDIADILAVVANVTGIFLVFEPQFRFGSHILGYGLAVLTGVLMSTGALWARKIRDDMSVLVLLFYNGITGIVIFLPMIFSTSETPILASFKSNPSNIGYVFGMVAFYIMSIGTYYTSLTLEMAGKVTVLTNSQIVIGFIANIAIFHLKSNVLSLVGAGLILFSSIALMVWRKYCNGEENEESEEIDNRFIPLQ from the coding sequence ATGATTAAAAAGCTAAATTACTGCCAATGGACTTGCTGTCAGTCAAACCAAGGGGAGTTACAGTCACTAGTTGCAGATACGGTACCAAACACAAGTAGCTTTAATGAGAATCCTGAAAATGACGCAGGTGATGATGAAAACCCAAGCTGtttgaacttgaagttgaaggCTAGCACTGTTGCCGGTGTCATACTGGCATTCTTAGGTGGCTGTTTCTTTGGTGTGTCTAACATATTTGTGTTACTTTGTAATCTACATGGATCCATTTCTCCTGCCCAACAGCTTCTCGTGAAGTCAATATTTATGGTGTGTATAATCATTCCTGTCCTTTTTTACCACCATATAAACCCTTTCAAAGCAAAGAGGAATTCCTTGATATTCTACATTGGCCAAAGCTGTATGGAAAACATTTCAGACATGACAATGTACTATGCCTTCATTTTAGCCGGTCTCGGTGAGTCAACAGCAATTGCAATAGGAGCTAACCCCGTGCTCACATATGTGTTGGCATGTGTTTACCTCAGAGAGAAATGTGACATTGCAGATATACTTGCAGTTGTTGCAAACGTGACTGGCATCTTTCTAGTATTCGAACCCCAATTTCGTTTTGGTTCACACATTTTAGGATATGGACTTGCCGTCCTTACAGGTGTGCTTATGAGTACCGGAGCTTTGTGGGCAAGGAAAATACGAGATGATATGTCAGTTTTAGTACTTCTATTCTACAATGGTATTACTGGCATTGTCATCTTTTTACCAATGATCTTTTCCACATCTGAAACACCAATCTTAGCATCTTTCAAGAGCAACCCATCCAACATAGgatatgtatttggtatggTGGCTTTCTACATCATGTCAATTGGTACCTACTACACTTCCCTCACACTGGAAATGGCTGGCAAAGTCACAGTTCTCACCAATAGCCAGATTGTCATTGGTTTCATTGCAAACATTGCCATATTTCATCTGAAGTCCAATGTATTGAGTTTGGTTGGGGCTGGACTTATTCTGTTTTCTTCTATTGCACTGATGGTTTGGAGGAAATACTGCAATGGTGAAGAAAATGAAGAATCTGAAGAAATAGATAATAGATTTATTCCCTTGCAGTAA